Proteins encoded by one window of Musa acuminata AAA Group cultivar baxijiao chromosome BXJ2-9, Cavendish_Baxijiao_AAA, whole genome shotgun sequence:
- the LOC103974541 gene encoding pentatricopeptide repeat-containing protein At4g14820, producing METATLKPLAAALPPPPSLNHRILTATTVPHFKQIHAQILRSGLDISAPFLSRLLALPLASSPSSLDYALSVLLHSPSPDFRLANRALRALSRAADPRRTLVAYGRLRRTGLALDRFSFPTVLRAAARARGVAGVVAREVHGLAAKTGLDADPFIQTAVVGAYTALGRAAEGRMVFDRMHHRDLVAWGVMLDGYCQSGCYNEALQLFDEMKSSGVIPDRVILATILSACARTRNLTSGGAVHSYIVESNLSIDAHLQSALISMYSNCGSMDTAQRLYDDTSAKNLVASTAMVFGYAKLGKIAVARSIFDQMTDKDLVCWSAMISGYAESDQPNEALKLFNEMHLLGVKPDQITMLSVISACANMGARDQAKWVHIFVDKNGFHQILSIRNALIDMYSKCGSLVDARTIFDETAFKDVITWTSMITGFAMHGNGRSALAVFDHMISEGVKPNGVTFISLLYACSHAGLVDEGRRIFESMIQDYRLEPKHEHYGCMVDLLGRARLLQEALEFIESMPFAPNVVVWGSLLGACRIHGDVKLGELVARRLLELDPNHDGAYVLLSNIYAKASRWEDVREVRNLMKNKGVIKEAGFSWIELNGHVHEFMMGDKCHPRSSEIYGKLDEVVKELELVGYSPDTATVLVDLQEEEKREAILLHSEKLALSLGLIDSKKGSSIHIAKNLRVCDDCHTFMKLASKVFEREIVLRDRTWFHHYKDGVCSCGDFW from the exons ATGGAGACTGCGACCCTTAAACCTCTCGCCGCCGCGCTCCCGCCACCACCCTCATTGAACCACCGCATCCTCACCGCCACCACCGTTCCCCACTTCAAGCAAATCCACGCCCAAATCCTACGCTCTGGCCTCGACATCTCCGCCCCATTCCTTTCCAGGCTTCTCGCCCTCCCCCTCGCCTCGTCGCCTTCTTCCCTCGACTACGCCCTCTCCGTCCTCCTTCACTCGCCCAGCCCCGACTTCCGCCTCGCCAACCGCGCCCTCCGTGCCCTCTCCCGTGCCGCCGACCCCCGCCGGACGCTCGTCGCGTACGGTCGCCTCCGCCGAACCGGACTCGCCCTCGACCGCTTCAGCTTCCCAACGGTGCTGCGAGCGGCGGCGAGGGCCCGGGGAGTGGCCGGCGTGGTGGCCCGAGAGGTCCATGGGCTCGCGGCCAAGACGGGGCTCGATGCGGACCCGTTCATCCAGACGGCGGTGGTGGGAGCGTACACGGCGCTCGGGCGGGCCGCGGAAGGTCGCATGGTGTTCGACCGAATGCATCATCGAGACCTCGTCGCCTGGGGCGTCATGCTCGATGG CTATTGTCAGAGTGGATGTTACAATGAAGCCCTGCAGCTGTTTGATGAGATGAAGAGCTCTGGCGTAATCCCTGATCGAGTGATCCTCGCTACCATCCTTTCGGCATGTGCGCGGACTAGAAATTTGACATCCGGTGGGGCAGTGCACTCGTACATTGTGGAATCTAACCTCTCAATTGATGCCCATCTCCAGAGCGCGCTTATTAGCATGTACTCCAATTGCGGATCGATGGACACTGCTCAGAGATTGTATGATGATACGTCAGCTAAGAACCTGGTGGCATCGACTGCAATGGTCTTTGGGTATGCCAAGCTCGGCAAAATTGCAGTTGCACGAAGTATCTTTGACCAGATGACTGACAAGGACCTTGTCTGTTGGAGCGCGATGATCTCAGGGTATGCTGAGAGTGATCAGCCGAATGAAGCTCTCAAGTTGTTCAATGAGATGCACCTCTTAGGTGTGAAGCCAGACCAAATCACCATGTTGAGCGTCATCTCTGCTTGCGCTAATATGGGTGCAAGAGATCAAGCTAAATGGGTTCATATCTTTGTGGACAAGAATGGATTTCATCAAATTTTGTCGATAAGGAATGCTCTTATTGACATGTACTCCAAATGTGGAAGTTTGGTTGATGCACGCACAATCTTTGATGAGACAGCCTTTAAGGATGTGATTACCTGGACAAGCATGATCACTGGGTTTGCGATGCATGGAAATGGGAGGTCTGCGTTAGCAGTCTTTGATCATATGATATCGGAGGGGGTAAAGCCTAATGGAGTGACTTTTATCAGCCTGTTATACGCTTGTAGCCATGCTGGCTTAGTCGATGAGGGTCGGAGGATATTTGAGTCCATGATCCAAGATTACAGACTTGAGCCCAAGCATGAGCACTATGGTTGCATGGTGGATCTTCTTGGTCGTGCTAGACTTCTTCAAGAAGCACTCGAGTTCATAGAATCAATGCCGTTTGCCCCAAATGTGGTGGTGTGGGGGTCACTGCTAGGAGCATGCAGGATTCACGGTGATGTTAAACTAGGCGAACTTGTGGCAAGGAGGCTACTAGAGCTTGACCCAAATCATGATGGTGCTTATGTGCTCCTGTCCAACATATATGCAAAGGCTAGCAGGTGGGAGGATGTGAGAGAGGTGAGAAACTTGATGAAGAATAAGGGAGTAATTAAGGAGGCAGGATTTAGTTGGATTGAACTAAATGGTCATGTGCATGAGTTCATGATGGGAGATAAGTGTCATCCAAGATCTAGTGAGATTTATGGGAAGCTGGATGAGGTTGTAAAGGAATTGGAGCTTGTGGGCTATTCTCCGGATACAGCGACTGTTTTGGTTGATTTGCAAGAGGAGGAAAAGAGGGAAGCCATTCTGTTGCACAGTGAGAAGTTGGCTCTTTCTTTGGGGCTCATCGACTCGAAGAAAGGCTCTTCGATTCACATTGCAAAGAATTTAAGAGTATGCGACGATTGCCACACTTTCATGAAGTTGGCATCAAAGGTGTTTGAGAGAGAGATCGTTCTGAGGGACAGGACCTGGTTCCACCACTACAAAGATGGGGTTTGCTCCTGTGGAGACTTTTGGTGA